From the Astyanax mexicanus isolate ESR-SI-001 chromosome 9, AstMex3_surface, whole genome shotgun sequence genome, one window contains:
- the LOC103036982 gene encoding uncharacterized protein LOC103036982 isoform X1, producing MSESSSGVNTSSGSFPKSHSSHYSELSDTHTPLSVEHTPDSGIVSTPLPSSRFRFTSWHHLEEHDVRGDQLSCPRVREGPSEDERSLRDDDIFLRNGRRRRRREDEGQRWEERLQENWENCVELNLSYQDLGDPYQLENFTRILRRLIRVERLQLVDNALHDLSSVRLPRCKSLNLHRNHLTTFGQLPKVPQIQHLCLSENSISSLGELSLLQATPIHSLTLKLNPCEFLQDYRSRVFSCLPKLRVLDGIPKLPEDSVPPNVSVSSRFCTIL from the exons ATGTCCGAGAG TTCCTCAGGAGTGAACACCAGCAGTGGCAGTTTCCCCAAATCTCACTCCTCCCACTACTCTGAGCTCAGCGACACGCACACTCCTCTCTCCGTGGAACACACGCCGGACTCTGGTATCGTCTCCACTCCA ctgcCATCCAGCCGCTTCAGGTTCACCTCGTGGCATCACCTGGAGGAACACGATGTACGGGGAGACCAGCTTTCCTGCCCCAGAGTCAGAGAAG GGCCTTCGGAAGATGAGCGCTCTCTTCGGGATGACGATATCTTTCTCAGGAAtggcagaaggaggaggaggagggaggatgAAGGGCAGAGATGGGAGGAGAGGCTGCAGGAGAACTGGGAGAACTGTGTG GAGCTGAACCTGTCCTATCAGGACCTGGGGGACCCTTACCAGCTGGAGAACTTCACCCGCATCCTGAGGAGGCTGATCAGAGTGGAGCGCCTCCAGCTGGTGGATAACGCCCTGCATGACCTCAGCTCAGTCCGACTGCCAAG ATGTAAAAGCCTGAATCTGCACCGGAACCACCTGACGACTTTCGGTCAGCTGccaaaggttcctcagatccagcaCCTGTGCCTGTCTGAGAACAGCATCTCCAGCCTGGGGGAGCTGAGCCTGCTGCAGGCCACGCCCATACACTCCCTCACCCTCAAACTCAACCCCTGTGAGTTCCTGCAGGACTACCGCtcacg AGTGTTCTCCTGTTTGCCAAAACTCAGAGTTCTGGACGGCATCCCAAAGCTTCCAGAAGACTCCGTGCCTCCGAACGTCTCAGTGTCCTCCAGGTTCTGCACCATCCTGTAA
- the LOC103036982 gene encoding uncharacterized protein LOC103036982 isoform X2, whose amino-acid sequence MSESSSGVNTSSGSFPKSHSSHYSELSDTHTPLSVEHTPDSGIVSTPLPSSRFRFTSWHHLEEHDVRGDQLSCPRVREGPSEDERSLRDDDIFLRNGRRRRRREDEGQRWEERLQENWENCVELNLSYQDLGDPYQLENFTRILRRLIRVERLQLVDNALHDLSSVRLPRCKSLNLHRNHLTTFGQLPKVPQIQHLCLSENSISSLGELSLLQATPIHSLTLKLNPCEFLQDYRSRDNVCSSHLTLKLPLDWKALEIPCVACELAEVRVSHA is encoded by the exons ATGTCCGAGAG TTCCTCAGGAGTGAACACCAGCAGTGGCAGTTTCCCCAAATCTCACTCCTCCCACTACTCTGAGCTCAGCGACACGCACACTCCTCTCTCCGTGGAACACACGCCGGACTCTGGTATCGTCTCCACTCCA ctgcCATCCAGCCGCTTCAGGTTCACCTCGTGGCATCACCTGGAGGAACACGATGTACGGGGAGACCAGCTTTCCTGCCCCAGAGTCAGAGAAG GGCCTTCGGAAGATGAGCGCTCTCTTCGGGATGACGATATCTTTCTCAGGAAtggcagaaggaggaggaggagggaggatgAAGGGCAGAGATGGGAGGAGAGGCTGCAGGAGAACTGGGAGAACTGTGTG GAGCTGAACCTGTCCTATCAGGACCTGGGGGACCCTTACCAGCTGGAGAACTTCACCCGCATCCTGAGGAGGCTGATCAGAGTGGAGCGCCTCCAGCTGGTGGATAACGCCCTGCATGACCTCAGCTCAGTCCGACTGCCAAG ATGTAAAAGCCTGAATCTGCACCGGAACCACCTGACGACTTTCGGTCAGCTGccaaaggttcctcagatccagcaCCTGTGCCTGTCTGAGAACAGCATCTCCAGCCTGGGGGAGCTGAGCCTGCTGCAGGCCACGCCCATACACTCCCTCACCCTCAAACTCAACCCCTGTGAGTTCCTGCAGGACTACCGCtcacg ggataaTGTATGTTCTTCGCACCTGACACTGAAACTGCCGTTGGATTGGAAAGCGttagaaataccatgtgtggcgtgtgaactcgctgaggtgcgtgtgtcacacgcttaa